One part of the Quercus lobata isolate SW786 chromosome 7, ValleyOak3.0 Primary Assembly, whole genome shotgun sequence genome encodes these proteins:
- the LOC115953046 gene encoding leucine-rich repeat receptor-like protein kinase PXC2: MLYKLVVLFVVLAPAIVHCLDPVFNDDILGLIMFKAGIQDPKDKLTSWNEDASSPCNWVGVKCDPKTNRVTELVLDGFSLSGHIGRGLLRLQFLQILSLSNNNFTGTISPDLAHLGSLQVVNFSGNKLSGDIPDGFFQQCGSLKVVSFARNNLTGNIPDSLSLCSTLVSVNFSSNRILGKLPSGLWYLRGLQALDLSDNLLEGVVPAGIEGLYDLRAINLSSNRFSGKLPWDIGGCFLLKLVDFSDNFLSESLPESMQRLSSCTSLSLRGNSFTGEIPNWIGELRDLEILDLSANNFSGQIPNSIGNLPLLKNLNLSMNQFTGNLPESMKNCVNLLAVDVSHNQVNGSIPSWFFKPSVQSVSLSGKGVGESPEYSSLTSIAASYQGLQVLDISSNAFSGEIPANIGVLSTLQFLNMSRNRLFGSIPAGIGELKSTYVLDLSNNRLNGSIPSAIGGAVSLKELRLQKNLLTGKVPTEIENCSSLTSLILFQNNLTGPIPSAIANLTNLEYVDLSLNQLSGSLPKELTNLTQLVSFNVSHNHLQGELPVGGFFNTISPSSVFGNPSLCGSVVNRSCPSVHPKPLVLNPNSSDSSPGGSSSQNHHKILLSISALIAIGAAVFIALGVVAVTVLNIRVRSSMSHSAAPLALSGGEDYSCSPINDPNYGKLVMFSGDADFVAGAHALLNKDCELGRGGFGVVYRTVLRDGRSVAIKKLTISGLIKSQEEFDREVKTLGKIRHHNLVALEGYYWTPSLQLLIYEYISSGSLYKHLHDGHNGNCLSWRQRFHIVLGMAKGLAHLHQMNIIHYNLKSTNVLIDSSGEPKVGDFGLARLLPMLDRCVLSSKIQSALGYMAPEFACRTVKITEKCDVYGFGVLVLEVVTGKRPVEYMEDDVVVLCDMVREALEEGKVEDCVDGRLRHNFPAEEAIPVIKLGLICASQVPSNRPDMSEVVNILELIQCPSEGQEELE, from the exons ATGCTATACAAGCTAGTAGtcctttttgttgttttagcTCCAGCTATAGTTCATTGTTTAGACCCAGTTTTCAACGATGACATTCTGGGCTTGATTATGTTCAAGGCTGGAATTCAAGACCCAAAGGACAAACTAACATCATGGAACGAAGATGCTAGTAGTCCTTGCAATTGGGTCGGAGTCAAATGTGATCCTAAGACTAACCGGGTCACTGAACTCGTACTCGACGGGTTTTCGCTATCTGGGCACATTGGCCGTGGCCTCCTGAGGCTGCAATTCCTTCAAATTCTGTCACTTTCCAATAACAACTTCACAGGGACTATAAGCCCTGATCTTGCTCACCTTGGAAGCTTACAAGTTGTTAATTTCAGTGGGAATAAGCTTTCTGGGGATATCCCAGATGGCTTTTTTCAACAATGCGGATCATTGAAAGTGGTTTCATTTGCTAGGAACAATCTCACAGGAAATATTCCTGATTCTTTGAGTTTATGCTCCACATTGGTTTCGGTTAACTTTTCATCTAATAGGATTTTGGGGAAATTGCCCTCTGGATTATGGTATTTGAGGGGGCTTCAGGCTCTTGATTTGTCAGATAATTTGTTAGAGGGAGTAGTTCCTGCAGGAATTGAAGGCTTGTATGATTTGAGAGCTATAAATTTGAGCTCAAACCGGTTCTCTGGCAAGCTTCCCTGGGATATTGGGGGTTGTTTTCTTCTGAAATTGGTTGATTTTAGTGACAATTTCCTTTCTGAGAGTCTTCCAGAGTCAATGCAGAGACTTAGTTCATGTACTTCTCTGAGTTTGCGTGGAAATTCATTCACAGGAGAAATTCCGAACTGGATTGGAGAATTGAGAGACCTTGAGATTTTGGATCTTTCAGCGAATAACTTTTCGGGTCAGATTCCAAATTCAATAGGAAATCTTCCATTATTAAAGAATCTAAATTTATCTATGAACCAGTTTACAGGGAACTTGCCAGAGTCAATGAAAAATTGTGTTAACCTCTTGGCTGTTGATGTTAGCCATAATCAGGTGAATGGCAGTATTCCTTCATGGTTCTTTAAGCCGAGTGTACAAAGTGTTTCACTTTCTGGAAAGGGAGTTGGTGAAAGTCCGGAATATTCTTCACTCACATCAATAGCAGCATCTTATCAAGGTCTTCAGGTCTTGGATATATCTTCAAACGCATTCTCTGGTGAAATTCCAGCTAACATTGGTGTACTTAGTACCTTGCAGTTCTTGAATATGTCCAGGAATCGTCTTTTTGGTTCTATTCCTGCCGGCATAGGTGAATTGAAGTCTACATATGTTCTTGATTTGAGCAACAATCGGCTTAATGGAAGCATTCCTTCTGCAATTGGAGGGGCAGTTTCACTCAAGGAACTGAGGCTGCAGAAGAACCTTTTAACAGGGAAAGTTCCTACCGAAATTGAGAATTGCTCATCTCTAACATCTTT GATCCTATTTCAGAACAACCTCACTGGCCCAATCCCTTCAGCCATTGCAAACCTCACCAATCTTGAATATGTAGATTTATCTTTGAATCAACTCTCTGGAAGCTTACCGAAAGAGCTGACAAATCTTACCCAACTGGTCTCTTTTAATGTTTCCCACAACCACCTTCAAGGTGAGCTACCAGTGGGGGGCTTCTTCAACACTATCTCTCCCTCATCTGTTTTTGGTAATCCATCCCTATGTGGTTCTGTTGTTAATCGCTCCTGCCCTTCTGTCCATCCTAAACCTCTTGTCCTTAACCCTAATTCTTCTGATTCCTCTCCTGGCGGTTCTTCCTCTCAGAATCATCACAAAATATTACTCAGTATCtctgctctcattgccattgGTGCAGCTGTCTTCATAGCCCTTGGTGTAGTAGCTGTTACTGTTCTCAATATCCGTGTGAGGTCTTCAATGTCACATTCTGCTGCTCCACTTGCATTATCTGGAGGGGAAGATTACAGTTGTTCCCCCATTAATGATCCAAACTATGGCAAGCTTGTCATGTTTTCGGGTGACGCTGACTTTGTCGCTGGGGCTCATGCACTGCTCAACAAGGACTGTGAACTTGGTCGTGGTGGATTTGGAGTTGTTTACAGAACAGTCCTTCGTGATGGGCGTTCAGTTGCAATCAAGAAACTAACCATCTCAGGTTTAATTAAGTCCCAAGAGGAATTTGATAGGGAAGTGAAGACACTTGGGAAGATCAGGCACCATAATCTTGTGGCCCTTGAAGGGTATTACTGGACTCCATCATTGCAACTACTTATTTATGAATACATCTCCAGTGGGAGTTTGTATAAGCATCTCCACGATGGGCACAACGGAAACTGCCTCTCTTGGCGACAAAGATTCCACATTGTTCTTGGGATGGCAAAAGGGTTGGCCCATTTGCACCAAATGAATATTATTCATTACAATCTAAAATCAACAAATGTTCTGATAGACAGCTCTGGTGAGCCAAAAGTAGGAGATTTTGGCCTTGCAAGGCTATTGCCAATGTTAGACCGTTGTGTTTTGAGCAGCAAAATCCAGAGTGCTCTTGGGTACATGGCTCCTGAGTTTGCTTGTCGAACTGTGAAAATTACTGagaaatgtgatgtgtatgggTTTGGGGTATTGGTTTTGGAGGTGGTGACAGGGAAAAGACCTGTGGAGTATATGGAGGATGATGTGGTGGTGCTTTGTGACATGGTGAGAGAGGCATTGGAGGAAGGGAAGGTGGAGGATTGTGTTGATGGGAGGCTCCGGCATAATTTTCCTGCAGAGGAGGCAATTCCAGTGATAAAGCTTGGTTTAATTTGTGCTTCTCAGGTTCCATCAAACAGACCGGACATGAGTGAGGTGGTTAATATTCTGGAGCTCATCCAGTGCCCTTCAGAAGGCCAGGAAGAATTAGAGTGA